From a single Micromonospora carbonacea genomic region:
- a CDS encoding DEAD/DEAH box helicase — MRLGRFAVVFEPGDPPRTGTVGFYDPAGHALPEGFDALGEHVELDLALRLDGPVAAWTVPACAVPVGDAVRQLAALRDADDLTPAAAFWSAVAITGLHLAARGRILPGVSPQGWDAWRVGPLDVADVARIRALAAAMPPEARAIPLDAAAERLALPEPEGLVRAFLDAVADTLPRSPAATWLTGDARFTGLDPEPVDDLRDWAREVSVGVDTGLRVALRLEGRGDLGGTPFVAVVRLRSLADPTLVADAGVLWEGDGHGLGEQATFEAMRAVRRAAATWPPLERLLDHAAPVELELLDEDLVDLLGGAEARLAAAGIDVEWPSGLSRELAARVLVSSPPEQPADVAGFFRSAAALPLSWQLTLAGDALTDAEMDLVAKSRPIVRLRDRWVAVGPELARRARERQLPPRRAYDALAATLIASTEVEGERVEAVADGWLGALRERIAEPDGGPEPLEPPAGLHGTLREYQLRGLRWLERTTSLGFGGCLADDMGLGKTVTVISLHLRRQADAATTGATLVVCPASVLGNWEREIRRFAPDVAVRRFHGAARSLDGLTGGFVLTSFGTMRVDAGSLAGHGWGLVVADEAQYVKNRLSGTAKALRAIPARARVALTGTPVENNLSELWAILDWTTPGLLDSVGAFRATWARPIEVDRDGAAVARLSRLVRPFLLRRRKSDPGIAPELPPKTVTDHLVPLTGEQVDLYQRVVADVLAEIRASATTIARRGLVLKLLVGLKQVCNHPAHYLKEPHGQLTGRSEKLQLLDDLLETILAAGGAALVFTQYVRMARLLQRHLAERGVPAQLLHGGTPVPQREEMVRRFQAGEVPVFLLSLKAAGTGLNLTRADHVVHYDRWWNPAVEEQATDRAYRIGQTRPVQVHRLIAQGTLEERIAALLESKRELADAVLTGGETALTELSDAELLRLVRLRHEG, encoded by the coding sequence GTGCGACTCGGCCGGTTCGCGGTCGTCTTCGAGCCGGGCGACCCGCCCCGGACCGGCACGGTCGGCTTCTACGACCCCGCCGGGCACGCGCTGCCCGAGGGGTTCGACGCGCTGGGGGAGCACGTCGAGTTGGACCTCGCCCTCCGGCTCGACGGTCCCGTGGCGGCCTGGACGGTGCCCGCCTGCGCCGTGCCGGTCGGCGACGCGGTCCGGCAGCTCGCCGCGCTGCGCGACGCCGACGACCTCACCCCGGCCGCCGCGTTCTGGTCGGCGGTGGCGATCACCGGCCTGCACCTGGCCGCCCGGGGGCGGATCCTGCCCGGCGTCTCCCCGCAGGGCTGGGACGCCTGGCGGGTGGGCCCCCTCGACGTCGCCGACGTGGCACGCATCCGGGCCCTCGCGGCGGCGATGCCGCCCGAGGCCCGGGCGATACCGCTCGACGCCGCCGCCGAACGCCTCGCCCTGCCCGAGCCGGAGGGGCTGGTCCGCGCCTTCCTCGACGCGGTGGCCGACACCCTGCCGCGCAGCCCGGCCGCGACGTGGCTGACCGGCGACGCCCGGTTCACCGGCCTGGACCCGGAGCCGGTGGACGACCTGCGCGACTGGGCCCGGGAGGTCTCCGTCGGCGTCGACACCGGCCTGCGGGTGGCGCTGCGGCTGGAGGGCCGGGGCGACCTGGGCGGCACGCCGTTCGTCGCGGTGGTGCGGCTGCGCAGCCTCGCCGACCCGACGCTGGTCGCCGACGCGGGGGTCCTGTGGGAGGGCGACGGGCACGGCCTCGGCGAGCAGGCCACCTTCGAGGCGATGCGTGCCGTGCGCCGCGCCGCCGCCACGTGGCCGCCGCTGGAGCGGCTCCTCGACCACGCCGCGCCGGTCGAGCTGGAGCTGCTCGACGAGGACCTGGTCGACCTGCTCGGCGGGGCCGAGGCGCGGCTCGCCGCCGCCGGCATCGACGTCGAGTGGCCGTCCGGGCTGTCCCGCGAGCTGGCCGCCCGGGTGCTGGTCAGCTCGCCGCCGGAGCAGCCCGCCGACGTGGCGGGGTTCTTCCGGTCCGCCGCCGCGCTGCCGCTGAGCTGGCAGCTCACCCTGGCCGGCGACGCGCTGACCGACGCCGAGATGGACCTGGTGGCGAAGTCCCGGCCGATCGTGCGGCTGCGGGACCGGTGGGTGGCGGTCGGGCCGGAGCTGGCCCGCCGGGCCCGCGAGCGGCAGCTCCCGCCGCGCAGGGCGTACGACGCCCTGGCCGCGACGTTGATCGCCAGCACCGAGGTCGAGGGGGAGCGGGTCGAGGCGGTCGCCGACGGCTGGCTGGGCGCGCTGCGCGAGCGGATCGCCGAACCCGACGGCGGCCCCGAGCCGCTGGAGCCGCCGGCCGGGCTCCACGGCACGCTGCGCGAATACCAGCTACGCGGCCTGCGCTGGCTGGAGCGGACGACCTCGCTCGGCTTCGGCGGCTGCCTCGCCGACGACATGGGCCTCGGCAAGACCGTCACCGTCATCTCGCTGCACCTGCGCCGCCAGGCGGACGCGGCCACCACCGGGGCCACCCTGGTCGTCTGCCCCGCGTCGGTGCTCGGCAACTGGGAGCGGGAGATCCGCCGGTTCGCCCCCGACGTCGCCGTCCGCCGGTTCCACGGCGCCGCCCGGTCCCTCGACGGGCTGACCGGCGGGTTCGTGCTGACCAGCTTCGGCACCATGCGCGTCGACGCGGGCAGCCTCGCCGGGCACGGGTGGGGCCTGGTGGTCGCCGACGAGGCGCAGTACGTCAAGAACCGGCTCAGCGGCACCGCGAAGGCCCTGCGGGCGATCCCCGCCCGCGCCCGGGTCGCGCTCACCGGAACGCCGGTGGAGAACAACCTCTCCGAGCTGTGGGCGATCCTCGACTGGACCACCCCCGGCCTGCTCGACTCCGTCGGCGCGTTCCGGGCCACCTGGGCCCGGCCGATCGAGGTGGACCGCGACGGTGCCGCCGTGGCGCGGCTGTCCCGGCTGGTGCGCCCCTTCCTCCTGCGGCGGCGCAAGTCCGACCCCGGCATCGCCCCCGAACTCCCGCCGAAGACCGTCACCGACCACCTCGTGCCGCTCACCGGTGAGCAGGTGGACCTCTACCAGCGGGTCGTCGCCGACGTGCTGGCCGAGATCCGCGCCAGCGCCACCACCATCGCCCGGCGCGGCCTGGTGCTCAAGCTGCTCGTCGGCCTCAAGCAGGTCTGCAACCACCCCGCGCACTACCTGAAGGAGCCGCACGGCCAGCTCACCGGCCGGTCGGAGAAGCTGCAACTCCTCGACGACCTGTTGGAGACCATCCTCGCCGCGGGCGGCGCGGCGCTGGTCTTCACCCAGTACGTCCGGATGGCCCGGCTGCTCCAGCGGCACCTGGCCGAGCGGGGCGTGCCGGCGCAACTGCTGCACGGCGGCACGCCCGTGCCGCAGCGGGAGGAGATGGTGCGCCGGTTCCAGGCCGGCGAGGTGCCGGTGTTCCTGCTCTCGCTCAAGGCGGCCGGCACCGGCCTCAACCTGACCCGGGCCGACCACGTCGTCCACTACGACCGGTGGTGGAACCCGGCCGTGGAGGAGCAGGCCACCGACCGCGCGTACCGGATCGGGCAGACCCGGCCGGTGCAGGTGCACCGGCTGATCGCCCAGGGCACCCTGGAGGAGCGGATCGCCGCCCTGCTGGAGTCCAAGCGGGAGCTGGCCGACGCGGTGCTCACCGGCGGCGAGACCGCCCTGACCGAACTCTCCGACGCCGAGCTGCTCCGGCTCGTGCGGCTGCGCCACGAGGGATGA
- a CDS encoding ABC transporter permease has protein sequence MTSATLPDTASPHVAPGRSALLADSVTLTRRSLAHWRRDPGPLVASLGFDIVMVLMFAYLFGGALRVPGGGDYREFLMPGMFAMTMVFGISLTTLAVSTDLDRGVTDRLRSMPVSPLAPLVGRAAADLLFAVLTLAVMLLAGLAVGWRAHGGVGDTVAAFGLILLLRFALVWVGVFLGLVLKGQQAVAGVQTLEFPLGFLSSAFVAPATMPGWLGAVAEWNPLSATVGATRELFGNPGWGGDSWAVQHAPELALIWPVALVAVFLPLSVRRYRALGR, from the coding sequence GTGACCAGCGCGACCCTGCCCGACACCGCGTCCCCGCACGTGGCGCCCGGCCGCTCCGCCCTGCTGGCCGACAGCGTCACGCTGACCCGGCGCAGCCTGGCCCACTGGCGTCGCGACCCGGGGCCGCTGGTCGCGTCCCTCGGGTTCGACATCGTCATGGTGCTGATGTTCGCCTACCTGTTCGGCGGCGCGTTGCGGGTGCCCGGTGGCGGCGACTACCGGGAGTTCCTGATGCCCGGCATGTTCGCCATGACCATGGTGTTCGGCATCAGCCTCACCACGCTCGCCGTCTCCACCGACCTGGACCGGGGGGTCACCGACCGGCTCCGCTCGATGCCGGTCTCCCCGCTGGCCCCGCTGGTCGGCCGGGCGGCGGCCGACCTGCTCTTCGCGGTGCTCACCCTCGCGGTGATGCTGCTCGCCGGCCTCGCGGTCGGCTGGCGGGCGCACGGCGGCGTCGGCGACACCGTCGCGGCGTTCGGGCTGATCCTGCTGCTGCGCTTCGCCCTGGTCTGGGTGGGCGTCTTCCTCGGCCTCGTGCTGAAGGGCCAGCAGGCCGTGGCCGGGGTGCAGACGCTGGAGTTCCCGCTCGGCTTCCTGTCCAGCGCGTTCGTCGCCCCGGCCACCATGCCCGGCTGGCTCGGCGCGGTCGCCGAGTGGAATCCGCTGTCGGCGACCGTCGGCGCGACCCGGGAGCTCTTCGGCAACCCCGGCTGGGGCGGCGACTCCTGGGCCGTCCAGCACGCGCCGGAGCTGGCGCTGATCTGGCCGGTCGCGCTGGTCGCCGTCTTCCTGCCGCTGTCGGTGCGCAGGTACCGGGCGCTGGGCCGCTGA
- a CDS encoding ATP-binding cassette domain-containing protein: MTVGGYAIAAEGLRKRYGDTPALDGFDLRVRPGTVCGLLGPNGAGKTTAVRILSTLLRHDSGRVEVAGFDVARQADQVRHRIGLVGQRAAVDEVLSGHENLVIFGRLCHLGARRARQRAGELLDRFGLADAGGKPVRAYSGGMRRRLDLAAGMILAPAVLFLDEPTTGLDPRSRNEVWEAVRELVRAGTTVLLTTQYLDEADRLADRISVLDSGRVIAEGTPDDLKARLGGDRIDLVVRDAADLAAAGAQLGRVAGGEPEVDPDRRLVSARVEHRAGALTEVLRALDAADVAVEDVALRRPTLDEVFLHLTGRRTETAEEVPA, encoded by the coding sequence GTGACGGTGGGCGGATACGCGATCGCGGCGGAAGGGCTGCGCAAGCGGTACGGGGACACCCCGGCCCTGGACGGCTTCGACCTGCGGGTCCGGCCGGGAACGGTGTGCGGCCTGCTCGGCCCGAACGGGGCGGGGAAGACCACCGCCGTGCGGATCCTGTCGACCCTGCTGCGCCACGACTCCGGCCGCGTCGAGGTCGCCGGCTTCGACGTGGCCCGCCAGGCCGACCAGGTGCGCCACCGCATCGGCCTGGTCGGGCAGCGCGCCGCCGTGGACGAGGTGCTCAGCGGCCACGAGAACCTGGTCATCTTCGGCCGGCTGTGCCACCTCGGCGCGAGGCGCGCCCGGCAGCGCGCCGGCGAACTGCTCGACCGGTTCGGGCTCGCCGACGCGGGCGGCAAGCCGGTCAGGGCGTACTCCGGTGGCATGCGCCGACGGCTCGACCTGGCCGCCGGGATGATCCTGGCCCCGGCGGTGCTCTTCCTCGACGAGCCGACCACCGGGCTGGACCCGCGCAGCCGCAACGAGGTGTGGGAGGCGGTCCGCGAGCTGGTCCGCGCGGGGACCACCGTCCTGCTCACCACCCAGTACCTCGACGAGGCCGACCGGCTCGCCGACCGGATCTCGGTGCTCGACAGCGGGCGGGTCATCGCCGAGGGCACCCCCGACGACCTGAAGGCCCGGCTCGGCGGCGACCGGATCGACCTCGTCGTCCGCGACGCCGCCGACCTGGCCGCGGCCGGCGCCCAGCTCGGCCGGGTGGCCGGCGGCGAGCCGGAGGTCGACCCGGACCGGCGGCTCGTCAGCGCCCGGGTGGAGCACCGGGCCGGCGCGCTGACCGAGGTGCTGCGGGCGCTCGACGCCGCGGATGTCGCCGTCGAGGACGTGGCGCTGCGCCGGCCGACCCTGGACGAGGTGTTCCTGCACCTGACCGGCCGCCGCACCGAGACCGCCGAGGAGGTTCCCGCGTGA